A region of the Nitrospira sp. genome:
ACTTATCGCTCAACGCATCAAGCATGACGCCATATCACCACAAAGAAAGAGGCCATCGAAGCCTTGCACCAGACATCCGATCGCCTCGAAAATCCTGGGAAAAGAGCATCGGGGAGTGTATCGGACCAGGCAGGGCAAGTCAAGGTCATCCCCAAGTCAGTAGTTTTATTGACATGCCGAAAACCTTCGGATATGGTGCCCCTCAGCCACCGAATAGCAGACGTACGGAAACTCATAAGGAAAGAAGAGTAGCCGCGTGAGAAAGTCGCCCTGGGTTTTGATCATCTTCCTGCTGATTGGGGGACTCCTTGGTGGAATACTTGGGGAGATCCTCCACGTTATGGCACCTCAAGGCACCATCCAAAACATTTTTGCGACGAACTTTAATCCTGGGATCAGCCCCCCGCTCACCATTGACCTTGTCCTGATCAAACTAGTCTTAGGATTCAATATTAAAGTCAACATCCTGAGCATCCTTGGCATGTTCATCGGCATCTACCTCTACAAACACGTCTAGCAGCCGAAACAGCCCATCGATTTCGTTCTCGTCTGGTGAACCTCACGAAGGCTCTGCTCGGTACAGCGCGAGTCTAGGCGCGCCAGAGCAAGCACGTGAACACACAAGCTTTTCGACGAACTTCCGAATGCTTCTGTAGATGAATGTCCGCTTGTGCCTCTTTCTAAGACTTCGCGTTCAACGCTTGCAGTCGGAGCGACCGAATCTGATTGCGCAGTTCTGCGGCGCGCTCAAAGGCCAGCTCTTTGGCGGCAGCTTTCATCTCTGACTCCAGACGTTTGATACGCTGATCCGTTGATTCCGAACCTCCATACGGTTCGAGTGATTCCGCTGCGAGGTCCAACCGAACATAGTCCATGTCGGCCACCGCATACTCAAGGGAAGGAATACTTTTCGTAATACCGACCGGGGTAATGCCGTGCACTCGGTTGTACTCGGCTTGAATCTCACGACGTCGGTTCGTTTCCTCGATCGCCTGTTTCATCGAGTTCGTCACCACATCTCCGTAAAAAATCACCCGTCCTTCGAGGTGGCGTGCGGCTCTCCCCGCTGTTTGAATTAATGAGCGGTACGAACGCAGGTACCCTTCTTTATCGGCATCAAGAATCGCGACCAGGCTCACTTCGGGAAGATCAAGCCCTTCGCGTAGAAGATTGATCCCTACCAGCACGTCAAACGTCCCGCACCGGAGGTCGCGGATGATCTCGGCGCGTTCAAGTGTCTTAATATCAGAATGCAAATAGCGAACTTTGACCCCCAAGTCATGGTAATACTCAGTCAAATCTTCCGCCATCCGCTTCGTCAAGGTCGTCACGAGCACCCTGGCGCCCTTCGCAACCTCCGCACGGACTTGGCCGAGGAGATGGTCCACCTGGCCCTTGGCTGGCACGATCTCGATGCGCGGATCCATCAAACCGGTCGGACGAACGATCTGCTCAACCACATCGGGGCCGGCATGCTCTAGTTCATAGGTCCCTGGTGTTGCGGACACATACACCACCTGATTGAGACAGCCCTCGAACTCGGAAAACTTCAACGGGCGGTTATCCACCGCCGACGGCAGTCGAAATCCATACTCCACCAACGTCCGTTTCCTAGAGTAATCTCCCTCATACATCCCACCGACTTGTGGAACCATCGCGTGGGACTCATCGACGATCAACAGGAAATCCTTCGGAAAATAATCCAACAACGTGGGAGGCGGATCACCCGACTTTCGCCCGCTGAGATGGCGTGAGTAATTCTCGATCCCATGGCAATAGCCCATGGCTCGAATCATCTCCAGGTCGAACTTCGTACGCTGCTCGATGCGCTGGGCCTCCAGCAGGCGTCCCGCCTTCCTGAAATACATCACGCGTTCGTCGAGTTCTTCCTCAATGCCGGTAATGGCTCGCTCATAGCGATCGGGGGCAATGAGGTAATGGGTATTCGGATAGATCGCGATCTTGGGGAGCTTACCCAGCGATTTCCCCGTGAGCGGATCGATTTCATGAATCGCGTCCACAACGTCGCCGAACAGCTCGATACGCACCGACTTCGCCTCAGACGAAGCAGGAAAAATCTCGATCACGTCCCCCCGCGCCCGGAACGTCCCTCGATGAAAATCCGCATCATTGCGCTCGTATTGAATCTCCACCAGTTTCGATAAGATCTTTTCTCGCCTCGTCTCGACGCCTTCCTCCAAATAAATCAGCATGTCATGGTAGACCTCCGGCGACCCAAGCCCATAGATACAGGACACCGAGGACACGATCAGCACATCATTTCGTTGTAATAGTTCGGTCGTGGCGGAGTGGCGCATCTGATCAATCGCATCATTGATGGAGGCATCCTTCGCAATATACGTGTCGCTCTGCGGGATATACGCTTCCGGTTGATAATAGTCGTAATAGCTCACGAAGTACTCGACGGCATTCTGAGGGAAAAACTGTTTAAACTCCTGATAGAGTTGACCGGCCAACGTCTTGTTGTGGACCAGCACAAGCGTCGGCTTCTGAACACGCTCGATGAGATTGGCCATCGTGAAGGTCTTGCCGGACCCCGTCACTCCGAGTAAGACATGGTGTCTTTTCCCGGACTGCACTCCAGCCGTCAACTTGGCGATGGCTTGAGGCTGATCCCCGCAGGCTTGAAAGGGAGCCTCTAGCTTAAAAGGCGGCACGATCCCCCCGGTGAAGCCATGTGAACGGACATCCGGATACACACCAATGACTAGGGACGTCCCAATCTCGAAAGTAAAAAGGGCTGCCGGAAGTTCCGGCAGCCCTTACTCGCAGCAGAACAAATCTACCGTTAACCGCGGCCGCCTCCGAATCCTCCACGCCCACCACCTCCACCTGAACGGGGCTCCTGAGGACGCGCTTCGTTCACCGTTAACGTCCGGCCACCAAGGGGTGTGCCGTTCAATGCGGCAACCGCCGCTTGTGCTTCAGCATCAGACGACATTTCGACAAACCCAAACCCACGAGACTGCCCAGTGAACTTATCCGTAATAATCCGCGCCGAGGCAACCGCCCCATGCGCTGCAAACAGATCGCTTAGCTGTTGCTCGGTTGTTGAATAGGGTAACCCACCGACATAAATCTTCGCACCCATCAGACTCCTCCTTTGACACAATAATGTTGTCTTGGACTCGAGAAAGCAACGAGGAAGGAATGGGCCGAAGGCGTCAACACAGCGGCGACTTAGCTCTGGCTTCCGATCAGATTCCCGGACTGGCCCAATACAACATCTATTCAGGCCTTGTCACTTTCCGCGCCGGTATTGCCAGGCCTTTAGCACACCGATTCGCTCATGCTACTCCAGGCAAATAAGAAAAGGCAAGGTTGAGGCCAAACCGGCTCGCTGGTGAACCCAGATTAATAGGCTGGCGGCGAGGAAAACGGTCGGTGGGAGAAGAGAGGAACGGCATGAAAGCTATCAAACCACATCGTCGATGTTCCAGCAACGACTAACCCAACCTGCCCCAACCCCAATGTTTGGTCTTCAACAGACAGGACGAGCGTTCCATCCACAAACATTTCGATAAAATCCTTGCTGATAATGGTATTCCGCTGCACCCTGAGTGAATGCCACTCAACCGGTTTCAGAGTGACCGGTGCCTGGCCGAGAACCGTTGCCAGTCCGCCAGAGAGCCGAACAAATCGGGCTTGTCGAGCGAGAGGGTCGACGATTGCCGTATAAAAATTCCTTGCATCACGCACCCCCAAGACAACCCCCCCTGATCCAACGGCCCCTTCCGGCATATGAAGTCGAACACTCAGGTCAGGATATTCATACTGCATTCCCTCGGCCAACAGAAGCTGGTAACAATTCTGGGTACAGGTTGAGGAGCCAGCGACCACTTGCGGCGGAGAAGGTGCCGTCGCATGAGCCTGGACCACCCACTCCGCAAGCGGTTCGTCAGTGGAAACCACCTTGACGAAGCTGATGGGCTGAGCGTTAGGGACATCCTGGTCGAACGTCCATTTTTGGAAAAGCCCCCCCACCGCCTGCTTCCTCAGATTGGCAGTTTTTTCCTCGTGTGTTTCATTCTGAATTGCGTACGCCGAGAGAGAGCCCAGCATCAGACTAAGGCCCGTGACAAGGGAAACACAGATTGTCCTGGAAGTTCGTTTCATAACGACACCCGGTCGAGTTGGCTCACACACCGACAGCATCCGCACTACTTCGATTTTCCCGTGTTCTTGATTTGGAGAATCTCACGCTGCAGCCGGTCCCGCTCGGCCAGTATCTTCTTCCTCCGTTGACCTCGAGTCCAGATCCACCACCGCAGTTTCTGACTGAAGCTCACCGTCGGAGTCGGAGCGCTACCGCCAGGAGCCTCCTGAAACGAATAGCCGTCATGGCTGTCACGTTGCTCGAAAAATCGCCGGTACAAATGATCGTACAAGCCTTTCCCTGATTCACCACCTGCCATGTCCACTCCATCACTGATTGAAACGTTCACGCTATCCCAGCTCGTTCGTGTCTATTCAGATACAAAGCACTGAATCGATCGTACTCGCTGATGCAGCGAATACTACCTGGGCTCAATGCAGCTCTGCAAGCGGCGTTACCCACTGTGCTATGATCGGCCACATAAACGCAACGGCCTGATTATGATCAGACGCTCGCCATCAAAACGTGTCTGTCCTTTCACGCATGCCTGGCACGCGTGGGTTCTGGTCTGCACCGTGCTGGCGCTCGGAGTGCAGCCTCCGTCCAGTCTGGCTCAAGTATCGATGTCGACTCTTGAGGCTGCCATCGAATCGCTCTCGGCAGATCGGATGCTCGCCGATATCCAAACCCTCAGCGGACCAGCATTCAATGGAAGGCAAAGTGGCACGGCTGACGACCTGCGGTCGGCACAGTGGGTGGCGCAAGAATTTCGCTCGGCAGGCCTGAGGCTGCCGCTCATTCGCAATAGCTCACCCACACTCTCTTTCCCAGGCGGAAAGGGCAACACCTCATCAGGTGCGATGACAGCCATAATACCTACTCACCGCATGGCGCCCGATCCGGCGTTGCGAGTCGGTACCGCCGATCAGCTGGCCACCAGGAACCTTGGCTCAGACTATCTCCCGATCTTTGATGCGCCATCGGCTGACATCCAAGCCCAAATCGTATTCGTCGGATATGGCATTGTCGATTCGGCGCACGGCATCGATGACTATGCCGGAGTCGACGTGAACAATTGCATCGTGCTCTTCCTACGGGGCAAGCCAGAGCATTATCCACGTCCCGTCACCCACGCCGACAAAGTTCGGCTTGCCCGGGAACATGGAGCAGTCGGCTATCTGACGACGACCGGTCCTCTACTCCACCCCTATGAGATCCGCCGAGGCGTGACTGGTAACCCCAGCGCCTTTTACGGACAGTTGCCACCTGATCAAGCCATTCCCGGCGCCTGGGTCAGCACGGCACTCGCCCAAGACCTGCTCACCGAATTGAACGGAGCCGCTCCCAATCACCTTCGCACGCTTCAGGAACGGCTGAACCAGGCAGCCTCATCACAGGCCACACGCACAGACCGAGTGGCCTCGCTTCATTGGGAGACTGCCACAGAGAACGGCCTCCTGGTCAATGTGCTGGGGATGATCCCTGGAACCGGAACCGAAACCGTCATTGTTGGAGCCCATCGCGATCACTTCGGTCGCCCGGGAGGGATGCTGTTCCCCGGCGCGGATGACAATGCCTCCGGAACGGCAGTCATCTTGGAGGTAGCGCGAACGCTCATGAAGATGGACGTACGTCCCTCCCAAACAATCCTCTTCATCTCATTTAGTGGTGAGGAGCGCGACCTACTCGGCTCACGCCTCTATACCTCTCAGCCGATCATTCCACTTAACACCACGAAGGCCATGATCAACATCGATCATGCGGGCGTCGGCAATGGACGACTCACTGTCGGCGTGACAGGGTTAGAGAAGGACGTCCCTCTCGCAGCAGGGAAAGCTGCGGGCATTCACGACACACTGGATCTCTATGGATTCTTCCCCGGCGGTGACCATGTGCCGTTCAAAGAAGCTGGCGTGCCGACCGTCACGGTGGTGAGTGGTGGGGTGCATCCACACTTTCACCAACCAACGGATACCGCCGAGACCATCGAGTCAGGAGTGTTAACAGCCACCGCTCGGTACGTACTGGCCATGACCTGGCAGCTGGCCTACGAGCCATGAACGGCGGCACCTCGTTTCACAAACGACCTGCAGCGATCGTCAAGGGCAAAGAAGATAGATTCAGAAACATCGGTCAATCCGCCCATTGCAATTGACGATTGATGATGCTGCAGGAAATACCACAACGCAGAGGCAACCAGCTCGCGTACCTACGGTATCTCGTCAAGTAACCCAGACTCGATCGGAGGCAACGGAGCGGTTTCGCGTGGCGGCCCTGGAAGAACAGTGGGGCTACCTGCCTGATTCGCACCTTGGATCAGCCCAATGGATAGCTGTGGTCCGAAGGTCATCATCGCGCCACTCCACGCCTGACCAGTCGTCGGATTGCGAAAGTTAAAGGACTGAAAGTTCGGGGCTGGTGTGTAGAGAAACCCTTGGGTTCCCTGATTATCGATGTACAGACTGCCGCCGCCGAACTTAAACAGCGGAGAGACTCCTCCACTAAACGATCGGACGCTCGATGCGCCTGCGGCACTCTGCGCGAGGACGGCCCGATCAGCGTAGGGCGCCACAACCGCCAGCACACCCAGCAACCCACCTATGACCCTCACACATCGCATGCGGTTGCCTACTTGTTGGATGAGAGGAGCATTAATGTTCATGACAGCGTCCATAGGACACATTATAGTATGCTCTTGCTCAGATCGTCGATCAAGGAGGCATGTATGAATCGCCCAACTCCACCTCGCCACCATCTCGCGAATCTCGTGCTCGCTGGCCTGTGCTGCGTCGTGTCACCATCTCAAAGTTGGAGCCTTGATGTGACTCAGCCTATTCCCGCTGAACGACGTGAAACTGTCTCCCTGGCTGACGCCGCGATCCGCGCACTGCAACACAATCTCGACATCAGCATCAGCCGTCAGAATCGTGAAAGTCGGCTGGCTGATATCATCATCGAACAATCCAAGTTCGACCCCAATCTCAGCATCAATGGTCAATATAACCGAACGGTGAACCCGCTCAATCGACCGGTGTTCGGAGGAACTGATCCGAACCTCCTCGGTCAGATCACAACCTTCGATCAACGCAACCATTCCGTGACCGTGGACGCCTCGACCAACCTCATCACCGGCGGTAATTTCGATGTGAATTATGCTCCGGCACGAAGCAGCGTGAATCAAAATGTCGCCAGAGGATTCCTGTTCAATCCCTCGTGGACGGGCGGCCTGGCCTTCACCTTTACGCAGCCATTACTCAGAAACGCCGGGATCGCGATCAACAAAACCTTCATCAAGGTTGCTCAAAACAATGCCGAGGTTGAGCAGCATGTATTTCGAGATCGTGTGATGACCGTCGTTTCCACGGTGGAGCAGACCTATTGGGAGCTGGTGTTTGCGAACGAAAACTTGAAAGTCGCACAGGCAGCGTTAAAGGCCGCCGAAGAACTCTTAGCCACAAACCGCGCCAAGTCGAAAGCGGGGATCATGTCAATCGTCGACGTACTGCAAGCCGAAGCCGCGATGGCATCCAGGGTAGAGCAAGTGTTGGTAGCGGAGAAAGCCATTCGTGACCAGGAAGATCAATTACGGCGTCTCTTGAATCCGGGCGAGGAAGAGTTGCGTCAAGACGTGCGGCTGACACCCGCCGATGTCCCCGTCACGGTCCTAGAGCCCCTCAGCCTCCAAGAGGCCATCGACATCGCGATCGAACAACGTCCGGAGATCACCCAGGCCAAAAAACAGATCGAGTCCGGTGAACTCAACAAGCAATTCGCCCGCAACCAATTGCTGCCGACGCTGTCGTTTCAAGGCACCCTCGGACTCGCCGGGCTTGGCGGCGACTACGGCGAAGCCTTTACCAGGAACTTCAGCGGCGACTTCTACAACTATGGAGCGGGACTGGTGCTCAGCTATCCGCTTGGCAACCGCGCCGCGGTCAGCACCTATTCCAAGCGCCAACTGGAAGCCAAGAATGCGGAAGTCGCACTTGCCAACGTGCGCCAACAAATCATCGTCGGCATTCGTGAGGCAGTACGTCGAGTCCAAACCGACTTCAAACGCATCGAGACCACCCGTTCGGCACGCATCATGGCGGAAAAGCAGTTGCAAGCCGAACAAGAACGGCTGAAGGTCGGCCTCAGCACCACTCGCTTCGTGCTCGATTTCCAACGAGACCTGGCCACGGCTCAGGGGAACGAACTACGGGCCGTCGTCGATTACAACAAGTCGCTGTCCAACCTCGCACGGCATAAAGCGACCACGTTGGACCGCTATCACCTCGAGCTCTCGTAACCTTCTCATGGCGTCCGGGCCAGGTCGGCTGGCTCCAGATCACATGCTCACTGTGGGAGCAGCACTGCCGCTGCTCCCCATCACAGCAACATTCGGCTACTACGGTCTGCCAGACTCCTGCAGGGAACTGCTCCTCGTTCAATTCGCGCCGCAAGTCCTCGCCTATATTGGACTTGGTCTCTGGGCTGTCCGTACCTCACAGGTCTCGGTACAACTGGGGTTAGAAAAAGAAAAGATGCGGAGCGGCCTGCAGTGGGGAATTCTGACGGGACTGTGCTTGGGCAGTCTGAATACCTTCGTGATTCTGGCAGTCTATCCGCATCTCGGCTACGACATCACGTTCCTCAAGCAGACGCCCCATGGTCTGCTTCCCCCCCTGCTCATGGTGCCATGGCTCATCTGCGGTATCGCGCTGTTCGTAGAAATGAACTTTCGTGGTTTTCTCTTGGGTCGACTAGCTGAACTCGAATCGCGTTGGCTAGGGACCAACTCACGCCCACGGCCGGCGCTCCTCGCCCTCGCAATCAGTTCACTCACGTTTGCATTCGATCCATTCATGGTGAATACATTCCACCATCTCCACTGGATCGCCGTATGGGATGGACTCATATGGGGAACCATCTGGCTCAGAACCCGCAATCTCTGGATTACGATTGTGGCCCATGCTATTGAGGTCATCATCCTGTACAGTGCCGTCAGAGCGACGATAGGATAAAATAGGTTTCGCCGCGCGATCTCAGTGAGGGTGAGGCGCTAGCAGTCTGCTGAAAAACTCGGATTCTGCTTCGCGCACCGTTGCACGGTGATAGAAAGGACTGTGGCATGCTGCATCTCAGAATGCTCAAAAAGGCCGCCCAGCAAGGCCGCAGCGAGCGAAGAGGCGAGGCGTACGCTTCGGTACGTTGAGCCTCTGAGTGATGCGAGAACACCGCTGGAGGACTTTTTCAGCATTCTGCTAGAGCGGGAAGCAATGGAAGCGTTTCACGGAAGCTAAGGAGGAGAGTCGGTGAACGATCTTGGCAAGTATCTGCTTTATTTTCTCTTGGGTGGGAGCATCGTGAGCTTTTCCACGTATCTTGGCTCGCAAGGCAAGTCGTTTCTCGCCGCCATGGCCAGCACGTTTCCCGCCATTACCGGCGTCACCTTTATCTTGCTCTATGGCAGCGGCGGTGGGGCCACGACGGTCGACTACGCCAAGAACTTGCTGTGGTTTGTCCCGCCCTGGACCGTCTATGTCGTCGCGATGATCCTAGGCATTCCGCGCCTTGGCTTCTGGCCGGCGATGGTCGGATCGCTCGTCCTGTATATGGGCTGTGTGGGGCTGGTAAAAATGATGATCCGGTAGGCCGCGCGAGCATGGTCTAACCATCTGCCCATGGCTTGCCAAGGGGTACATGATTGTGTACACTTCAAGCTAGCGAGGAACAACCATGACAAAAACCATGTCGCTCAAACAAGCTCGATCTCGATTCTCTTCTCTGATTGATAAAGCTGACCGTTTGTCAGAACGGGTCATTGTGACCAAGAATGGCACGCCGAAAGCGGTCGTGATGGGAGCTGACGAATATGAAAGCTGGGTGGAAACCCTGGAATTGCTCTCGAATCCGAGAGCGGTCAAAGCCCTCCAGCAAGGTTTGAAAGAGGCAAAGGCGGGAAAAGTGCGTTCGTTCAAGGATGTGTTCGGCGAAGATCAGTGAGGCTCATCAAGCTGACCCACCAGGTCGTCAAAGATCTCGAAGCCTTCGATGATGGAATCCGTGAACGCATAAAAGAATCGCTCCGTCACTTAGCTGACCATCCCCACGAGGGCAAACCGCTCAAGGGCCGATTTCAGAAAGACAA
Encoded here:
- a CDS encoding DUF4321 domain-containing protein, with protein sequence MRKSPWVLIIFLLIGGLLGGILGEILHVMAPQGTIQNIFATNFNPGISPPLTIDLVLIKLVLGFNIKVNILSILGMFIGIYLYKHV
- the uvrB gene encoding excinuclease ABC subunit UvrB encodes the protein MPPFKLEAPFQACGDQPQAIAKLTAGVQSGKRHHVLLGVTGSGKTFTMANLIERVQKPTLVLVHNKTLAGQLYQEFKQFFPQNAVEYFVSYYDYYQPEAYIPQSDTYIAKDASINDAIDQMRHSATTELLQRNDVLIVSSVSCIYGLGSPEVYHDMLIYLEEGVETRREKILSKLVEIQYERNDADFHRGTFRARGDVIEIFPASSEAKSVRIELFGDVVDAIHEIDPLTGKSLGKLPKIAIYPNTHYLIAPDRYERAITGIEEELDERVMYFRKAGRLLEAQRIEQRTKFDLEMIRAMGYCHGIENYSRHLSGRKSGDPPPTLLDYFPKDFLLIVDESHAMVPQVGGMYEGDYSRKRTLVEYGFRLPSAVDNRPLKFSEFEGCLNQVVYVSATPGTYELEHAGPDVVEQIVRPTGLMDPRIEIVPAKGQVDHLLGQVRAEVAKGARVLVTTLTKRMAEDLTEYYHDLGVKVRYLHSDIKTLERAEIIRDLRCGTFDVLVGINLLREGLDLPEVSLVAILDADKEGYLRSYRSLIQTAGRAARHLEGRVIFYGDVVTNSMKQAIEETNRRREIQAEYNRVHGITPVGITKSIPSLEYAVADMDYVRLDLAAESLEPYGGSESTDQRIKRLESEMKAAAKELAFERAAELRNQIRSLRLQALNAKS
- a CDS encoding RNA-binding protein; translated protein: MGAKIYVGGLPYSTTEQQLSDLFAAHGAVASARIITDKFTGQSRGFGFVEMSSDAEAQAAVAALNGTPLGGRTLTVNEARPQEPRSGGGGGRGGFGGGRG
- a CDS encoding M28 family peptidase, whose amino-acid sequence is MQLCKRRYPLCYDRPHKRNGLIMIRRSPSKRVCPFTHAWHAWVLVCTVLALGVQPPSSLAQVSMSTLEAAIESLSADRMLADIQTLSGPAFNGRQSGTADDLRSAQWVAQEFRSAGLRLPLIRNSSPTLSFPGGKGNTSSGAMTAIIPTHRMAPDPALRVGTADQLATRNLGSDYLPIFDAPSADIQAQIVFVGYGIVDSAHGIDDYAGVDVNNCIVLFLRGKPEHYPRPVTHADKVRLAREHGAVGYLTTTGPLLHPYEIRRGVTGNPSAFYGQLPPDQAIPGAWVSTALAQDLLTELNGAAPNHLRTLQERLNQAASSQATRTDRVASLHWETATENGLLVNVLGMIPGTGTETVIVGAHRDHFGRPGGMLFPGADDNASGTAVILEVARTLMKMDVRPSQTILFISFSGEERDLLGSRLYTSQPIIPLNTTKAMINIDHAGVGNGRLTVGVTGLEKDVPLAAGKAAGIHDTLDLYGFFPGGDHVPFKEAGVPTVTVVSGGVHPHFHQPTDTAETIESGVLTATARYVLAMTWQLAYEP
- a CDS encoding TolC family protein, with the protein product MLLLRSSIKEACMNRPTPPRHHLANLVLAGLCCVVSPSQSWSLDVTQPIPAERRETVSLADAAIRALQHNLDISISRQNRESRLADIIIEQSKFDPNLSINGQYNRTVNPLNRPVFGGTDPNLLGQITTFDQRNHSVTVDASTNLITGGNFDVNYAPARSSVNQNVARGFLFNPSWTGGLAFTFTQPLLRNAGIAINKTFIKVAQNNAEVEQHVFRDRVMTVVSTVEQTYWELVFANENLKVAQAALKAAEELLATNRAKSKAGIMSIVDVLQAEAAMASRVEQVLVAEKAIRDQEDQLRRLLNPGEEELRQDVRLTPADVPVTVLEPLSLQEAIDIAIEQRPEITQAKKQIESGELNKQFARNQLLPTLSFQGTLGLAGLGGDYGEAFTRNFSGDFYNYGAGLVLSYPLGNRAAVSTYSKRQLEAKNAEVALANVRQQIIVGIREAVRRVQTDFKRIETTRSARIMAEKQLQAEQERLKVGLSTTRFVLDFQRDLATAQGNELRAVVDYNKSLSNLARHKATTLDRYHLELS
- a CDS encoding CPBP family intramembrane metalloprotease, coding for MASGPGRLAPDHMLTVGAALPLLPITATFGYYGLPDSCRELLLVQFAPQVLAYIGLGLWAVRTSQVSVQLGLEKEKMRSGLQWGILTGLCLGSLNTFVILAVYPHLGYDITFLKQTPHGLLPPLLMVPWLICGIALFVEMNFRGFLLGRLAELESRWLGTNSRPRPALLALAISSLTFAFDPFMVNTFHHLHWIAVWDGLIWGTIWLRTRNLWITIVAHAIEVIILYSAVRATIG
- a CDS encoding DUF3147 domain-containing protein; translation: MNDLGKYLLYFLLGGSIVSFSTYLGSQGKSFLAAMASTFPAITGVTFILLYGSGGGATTVDYAKNLLWFVPPWTVYVVAMILGIPRLGFWPAMVGSLVLYMGCVGLVKMMIR
- a CDS encoding type II toxin-antitoxin system Phd/YefM family antitoxin, encoding MTKTMSLKQARSRFSSLIDKADRLSERVIVTKNGTPKAVVMGADEYESWVETLELLSNPRAVKALQQGLKEAKAGKVRSFKDVFGEDQ
- a CDS encoding type II toxin-antitoxin system RelE/ParE family toxin; the encoded protein is MGGNPGIALESESGQSPPARFERGKGGKSAFVQGCVRRRSVRLIKLTHQVVKDLEAFDDGIRERIKESLRHLADHPHEGKPLKGRFQKDKVWSYRVWPYRVLYRTVAGWIEILSIEHRKDVYR